From Ptychodera flava strain L36383 chromosome 9, AS_Pfla_20210202, whole genome shotgun sequence:
cacACGCAACTCAATTAACAACGAGAATACTTACATTTCTCCGGTTCTGTTTCTCCAGTGAAAGGCTAAATATGGCCGACCACCACACATTTTGTCGGCAGCTCTATCCGCCATATTTCGTATTGCTGGAGCCAGAATTAAATAGTTTTCTACTTGCTTCAACCGATCTACGGTTGGTGTGACGGGCCAATTTTTCCAGTAGCCAGGTTCTAAAATTCCAAGACATTTGACAGAGTCGGTAGATCTCAGAGCGTCAACTCGTTCATCGAAAGAGCTAGGGATTTTGTGATAGGGTGGAATGCTGATGTTATAAGCTTGGCTGTAAAAATCTCGTTTTGGTTGATAATCCTCTGCTGATATATGCTTTGTCGGGGCAACTAGTAGAATGTCCACAGAACTATTGCAAGCACGATGGAATTCTTCAAAAGTCGAGACTTTCACCAGCTCATTCAACCGCCCCGCATCGTATGTTTCGTTGAATGTCCTCACCCCTCTATTGGATCGGTCTTGCGTCCAGTGTGGGAAAAAGAGCGGTTCGACAATCCTTCTTCCGGAATATTCAGCGTAAGCAACACCCATCCGGAAGGAATTGTACTGTACGTTCGGCCCAGTGAGATCCCAGTGCACGTGTAACAAGTATCGCCGGTTATCTTTGGTCACGTAGCTGCTCCCGTTTACAGGTCGTGGAGACTGTAATATTGGATGACAGatatgatttttgtcaaaagtcaAGTTGTAATTACTTCATATAACATTCAACATAAAAAACACAGTGAAAACATAGCAATGTTGAGAACTATTCTAGAAATATAGCAGAGCGTCGTACAAATACCTCCGTTGACAAAAACCTAAATATGTAAAGGGTTCATATCACGTTTATGAATACCAAGATCTGTTCGTAAAGATGGTAAAGTTGAAAAACGCCAACGCTAAAAAGCAAAAGAAAGAACTACAGCGCAGCAGCGACCCCGGTATACCATGTAAGACTGACAACTTAGGACTTTCTGACAAGCAAGCAGGGTATAGTTACGCTTAAAGGACCACAGGTAAAACTTTGTGAACGGCCCAAATCCGTAATGAGTCTCATCAATAGAACGACAAGAAAAAGTAAAGTGAGTGATCTAATAATATAAGCAGAGCTGTTGGTGAATGTTTCGATGAAATATTCTCCACTAAAATCTATGAATAAGAGGTGCGTAGTTTGAAAACTTGTTTGGATTTTTACGGCACGTAATGGTTCAGGGTATGAAAAATTTCATAGTAATAGGCCGCCAAGTGAACTATTGAATTAAAACGCATCAAAATTTCACATATATAAGAAATTTATAGTCTACTTTCCTTCGAATTCTGCCAAGTTTCTATGAATTATCAGTTAtgcttaaagggatatagtcgtcggaactgcgcctgtgcgagtttctcgtttacaaacaatgtatttcgtgcacgatatcaagatgcacctcatcatcatagctgaaacatttaaatcatacgatgatagattatgacagccatgttttaactgtcatcaatcaccattgtgccttggatacattgttgcgcagttccgacgactatatccctttaataaCATGAACGAATTTAATTCCATGTGGCTGTATTATGTCCATATTGGCTCGTGCTGCgaaacttttttttgttttctttttattcaAAATCTTAACGTAGTGGAGTGCATAGCAATATCGacatgcagagagagagagagagagagagagagagagagagagagagagagagagagagagagagacagagacagagacagagacagagagacagagcaATATTAATCAATTAAATCAACCGCACTACCGATATCGGAAAACATTCCTTGTTCTGAATGAACATTTACCAAAAGAAATCAAAGGCTGAGATTTTAATACTGGAATACTGTGAAAGTGAGCTACATCTCTGAGACATTTATGGCTACCTAGTACCTAATTCATATAGTTTAATGTATCATTGAACACACTTTGAAGCAAAAACACTAAAGAGATTACAGAGTTGATGCTCatggaaacaatattttttcatcgtGGTATAAACCAAACTTAAAAAGTGATATTCAACTCATCTTCCAAAacattaacagaaaaaagaataTTTCTCTTTTCAGTTTCTCGATTGTTAACAAGTTTCTATCCACGGAGATAACGTTCCATCTCGTATTGTCGCGACAACTAAACTGATTGTGCCGAAAATCAACAAGTGACGGGTAAATAAACGTTGTACATCTAAAACTCTGAGTTTTATGCACAAGACATGATGTATACATTCGAAACTTAACGTTACATACGTACGTCGCCTTCCAGGACGCCACGTGTTTTACCGATCTTGTCCGACGCTGTTGCTTTTTCCTTTGCGGTCTTGCTGTTCCCGCCgatgattgtaaaatttttggGGAGATTTGTCCAAGACACCGTGTAGTAGTAGGTGACACAGCCGATGGCGATAACTGAAAGAAAGAATGCCGTCTTGAGGCCATGATGGTCGATCTTGATACCCATATTGAcgaaaaatcacaatttctaACCACTGGCTTTTTCGCGCTTTGATTAAGCAAGACTCGATTTGATTTTTGGGTTTTGTTCTTTCGTTGGCACGGACTGATAGGATTAAGCGGCGAAATCTGCACGCTGCGCAATGGGCAGCCAATCATGCGACGTGTCCGTCAATCGGACtttataaataaacattttgtaGAGCTGATAGGTTGTTTCTCGACAAATGCAGGAGACCGATAAAAAGTAGACAAAGCAATATCACATGGAATTTggttgagggactgtgatttaatCATTGAACATGGAAGCTCTCAGAGAACCTTTTTGGTTTGTCAGTGCAACGGGATTCACTAGAGAATTCTTGTGAATACATACAAGGCACTCACTTAGTGCTGCTCCTGTGTACTTATCAGACTTATCTCATATAAAACATACACTCTGCTTGCTTCAATCAAATGACAATGCACTTTCCATGTGCTTAAGTGTAAATCTATAATCCTATGGTGAacgcttttttttcaaaaaaaagctCCATCATCACAGGTCGAACAGTCTACCCTTGAAACTTCGCCTGCCGCCAACCTCGAACATCTTCAGAAGGACTGGACTTGGTGACGTGTTGTGGACTTTTTCAGCGCCTTTTAAAATGACTTCGTAATGGATTGTGGTGCCACATAAATTGTTGGccaattgattgattaattgattgattaacCGACTGACTTATTGATTGGTTGTTTGATTGAACATGCTCACTGATAATTTTTTCCGGGTAACCGTGGTTTAATTCACCCTTTGCCGAAAATTGTTCGTTTCTTGGAATATATCTATAATAAAATTGGGTATAGTAGGTTCGTAGAAGTTGGCAGATGAGTAGGTATGTAGGATAATGATAATTATTTCTTGTACTGAATGTACTGATGAACGGACATaaaaagtacaataattttCCTAAAAATAATATTAGTAAAGCAACTGTGTCTAAAACTAGAACCTCATACAGGTATTTCACGTTTCGTGCTCAATATTACCAACAAAGGATTAGTGGAATTTAAAAGTAGAGTTACAGTGACAGCTGTCTTCACATTTTGATAACGTTTTCAAGTAATTTTGTTCTCTGTATCAACTGCACATTTCGTTCtgctatgcaaattagctaaatGTATAACTGGCTCTCAGTCAGCTTGTTAAAGATGCAGACACATAATATGGGTCATCATGCTGTAAGGAGTTCGAGAGATTGCTGAATAGGGGAATGTATATGACGTTGCATCCTGGCTCAGTTAATTCATCAAAGTATGCCAAACCCAAATGACAGCATAAGCGGGAACTATAGCTCTCATGTATGCTAATATTGTAACCCAGATCGTGACTATGTGTcagagggtaggtgaccatttgccagACGTCAGGAGGGTTAATGCTCTCCTTCAGGGTATATTGTCCATTATTTGAATTACAACGTTTTTTACATACCCCTCTCACATGTTTTCACTCAATTTTTTTGGATTTAGATGCAGATGGCAATCATGTGCGTTATTTCCATAATAGATGAAAATAATGTGgatcagaaaatcagaaaatcggtaatttgaatcatgtgaTTTTACTGTTATGtggtttattacatgcctcttatAACGAACGTTGCGCGCTCTAAAGGagtcaatggtaactcgtcgatgctGAGTCATCATTTGATTGACAGTGATCCAGAActtcaatttgacaattttgggatttgaaaatgctcaaattacatgttttgtaaGGGAAATGCGGTTTTCAAAAAAGTATGCATGACAAATCTATCGACCCCATAACAGtgatttgaatatatcaatgcgccttACGACGATGGAAATCGTTTCATTTTATAACGAAATTTCGTcaaacatggaaataaagcatatgatcgtcatttgcaaataaactGTCACagcataccggcagtgacagagatagctctgactctgatttaGTTGaggaagagtttgggtcatgaTGACGCACATGACGGTGAAACATACTAGGAGGCTTTCACGAGATCAGGCCGGAGAGCAACACCTTGAAGACCAGGGGACCTGACAGTTATCAATAAACAACTTGGTTACGTTGAATGGCCGAAAGGGACAATAGCCGTATCACTGTTCACAGAACAGTGTTGACCATGGTACACACAAAAAAAGAGTGCATGCCCTTagagtggcactcccacttggtaacatttttaaaacacatttttttaatgccaacggtcgatatttgacgtggcgactgcgcgcggatcgcgagatatcgataaaaacacgtcttcaaaaaagtaaaagtttgaattccggtggtcCACCTGAATTcacttccgaacatcgaacgttcggcactggggccattgtcaactaagctatagagtacgagtctacactgacgctgctgtatgccacagtaccacttgcctcggtgatcggtcatgccccgtgggagaaagctgagtcttactgacttggtgataaaacgaaaaacaatttttgctgattccaccagaattcgcataggtgactagcccagttacgtgcggttgatacatagcggccaccgcgtggtatgcatagacgcataccacgcgcgcggcgaaccacacgtactgtgtggcagacgacaaaatgtagtcatcggaagcggctaatatttaacacgtaaaaactgatatttatTTGGTATTGgttaaatataatacaactgattgaaaaaaatgaaaacgacacaagctaagaagaagttttcaaaaacagacctgtggtaaaggcataatgctgtatataaagtcttcgcattgggaggtaaaattgcgtcgttcgaacttattatggactccctagaatatagtcaatcagcacaacaacaaaccttcgggggatttcgcgtcataatcagaaacgatcgtaaaacttcggatgtgaaaaatacgctcgggaaatgacatgtttttatcgatatctcgcgatccgcgcgcagtcgccacgtcaaatatcgaccgttggcattaaaaaaatctgttttaaaaatgttacaaatgggagtgcctctttaaatgTTAGGGTAGAGTTTACTTATGGATAcctgtatttgtcattttgcCATAAATACCTTGTCCATTGAGTGTGAAaagatatgaataatatttgttttcaatattgtaTTGTGCATCAACCAAATTCTTTTACTTATTCTTTACAGCCGTGTTGAAATGCTTCAAGCTTATTCCCACAGCCTGAGTACGACTATGCAGCAGTATATCTGGACTGAAATGCACCTCGCAGCAATGCAAGTGTACGGAACACTTATGTACATCGTGTTGATAGGCTGAATACTGcatatttcaaaacatggtaaaatataaaacaagatATTGGAGTTGATACAAAAAGCATAAATACTGAGAAAAGtatcaatatattttgtttgtaatgtTGGGTGACTAGGGATGTACTATCAGTAAAATTGAAGGATTTTGAATTCTAGTATATcagaataataaaaaatgaaagcaaaaaGATTAGATCACCTTGTTTGATTTTCTACAAACCGATGATGAAATtcagtttttcatgaaaatcacatATAATCAAtataaaaccatacattttaagtacatgtagttcatgaatgttctcatcgtacaataacacaaaattaaaactttgaaaagtaaatgaaaaaaaatgtgtgaacaAAGGGAATTATtttgttaccaaatttgccattattacacccaaaactTCAGAGATTAAGAGAAttatgtgatgaaatatttcaaccttccagtattgtcattTCTTGTACTTAAAAATAATTTCTAGGTAGGTCAACGTGCTCAGTTTTGattatttggcaaaatgtatcCAGGAATTTACAATTCGCATACTTTCTCATGATCATTGTTTTAGGTGCTCTTCAGCGGGCACCGTCGACCCAGCCAtatttggattaactcaagtcggtTTAGACTTATAACAAATCTAAAAGTCCACTGATACATTAAAAATGGATCAATTGAAGAACTTATCCTAGGAATATAactctacaaactgctgacaACATTTCTATAACCATTACAGAATATTTATGAGTGCATCATACAAAGGTTGTGTGGAACATCTGCGCGCTGAACTGCGCAATGATAATCCCTAATAAATATTTGGCTACATGATAttggagggggacttgaaaataaaTTACTGTATAGATAGGGGGATTTGACATTTTTGAGGTTATTGAGGGAGATAATAAGATtttaatcgcgattcctccagtccCCCAACCAGTATTTGTTAATGCATCCTAACCATGTTAATCAACTACCACAAACCCTTGCATCAGTGCACATCTTCAACCACGAAAACTGCAGTCAACTAGTCAAAGATcgtaaaaagagaaaaaactaCGAGCTTATTTAGGTCTCAATGTTGAGCGAGGGACTTCATTATTTTTTGCTCGAATtggtttggaccaaatgaaTTATGATCCAAGTCTGTCTTTTTACCGAGGCATGGAAAATAGATCTTTGAGCGGTGATATAGAATGCTTGAGTCAAAGTTTTTTCCAGCGATCCAAAGTTTACCCACACCCCTGCCCTCGCTAATTTTGCAGGGCATGCGTACCCCCTCCTAAATTTCAACGTTATTTTGGTGGACATtcatgtatataatatatatatattttcaaactaAGGCATTATGGTTGCAatttttgaagaatttttttctcttccgAATTTCTCATATACTCTCTCTCATATACTTTCATAGATAATGTCTACCGAGGAACTATTCTGTGACAATTGCCTGAAAAACATTTTGACGGATTCaaccatatttcatttcaccGAGTGCATTGAATTTTACCTGTGCGAAAACTGTTTCTACTTTACAAATACAGTGCCAAGCAGCAGTCCGACTCAAGGCGGCTACGGAGGCAAGTTAGTTTTAACAACAAAAAGTGGTCATACTGGTCCAgaacattatttcaaaataattacagtTTTAATCTATTCACCATCCAGCAAATTGCCTAAAAGGTTCCATTAACTTTCTTGTGACTTCGCATTCCTGCCGACGTTATTACTCTATTGTTTCACGTTTTGTCACGTCAAACTAATTTTTCATTCAACTAACGTCAAAATGGCTATACTCGGAGCAACGCTTACATTGTTGGCATTTTCTATCCTGAATATCGTAGTTGGCCAACATAGTCTCTTTTCTCGTACTGATAACCGCAGGGCGGAAGAGCTACTAGCACCTGTTGATGTCTCGATGGTCGCACTATGCAAATCCATTGACATCAAATACCTATACCTGAACCACATGCACGTTTTCGATCTTAGCGAGCCTGCCAATTGTCAGAAAAATACTATTGCTTGCGGCCGCATAACTTCGTATCTTTTATTGCTGTCAATCGTCATGAGTGGAGATGTACAACTTAACCCGGCCCAATAAATGTCCGTGTGGAGTGTGCGGGAAACCTGTCAAGTGTAACCAGCGTGGCATACAATGTGATGGTTGCGACATCTGGTATCAAACTAAATGCATCGATATGCCTTTGTGTGAATACGACAATTTGTCAGTTTCATCTCAACAATGGTTCTGCCAATAATGTCAACTTCCACAGTTCAGTGATTCATACTTCAACGTCTCCACAGATAGCCGTGACACGGACAACAGTTCCATCTCCGATGACGGTGGCTACCAATCATCTGCAAGTCATGTTAGTAATGTCAATAAACTGACTTTTCTTTACCTCAATGCCAGGAGTGTCAAAACTGTCCGTAGGAAAGACAGATTACATAAACTCAAAGACCTCGATGCCATACTAATCGGTGATCGGCACGATTGTATCTGTGTCACAGAAACATGGTTAAGTGAATCAGTTAAGGATTCAGAATTACAGGGGTCCGGTTATAATTTATTCCGTATGGATAGAAAGCATGTTTACAAGGAAAAGGGGGGAAGCATTATGTGTTTGGTAAAATCATGTATTACTTCATTGCGTAGAACAGACCTTGAACCTGACAGTGAAATTATGGTAATCGAAATTTCGCCAGCTAAAAGCCATAAAATGGCAATTGTTTTGTGTTACCGTTCGCCTCAGAGTAATGCGGAGATTTTTGTTTCCGAGCTCAATGATACACTGCAGAAAGTTGTCAATTATTATAATCATTTTCAAGTTATTGGTGACTTCAATTTCCCTGACATCAAAGGTTGTCAGGAACCAGTACTATACGGGGTTTCGAAACATGAACAGGCTTTCTGCAATGTTATTCACAAATTTTTCTTGGTgcaaatgaataatattccaTCCCGCGAAAATTTCTTAAACATTCTTGATCTCATTTTTACTTCGATGCCCGACAAATTCGGAGATGCGGTAACCGTCTTTCctgaattttttcacattgatcACAGGCTATTGGAATTCCATGTACTTACCAAGTTTGATTATGTTAAACGCAAACCCTGTTTTATGTACAATCACAAAAAGGCGAATTTCGATCTTAATAGATCTACTTTGTCgaatacaaattttgatgatattttatcTTCAAATGATGTCAATTCAGCCTGGTCATTGTTTAAGAAACATATTTCTAAAGTTATGGATGCACATATTCCAAAGTAAAGATCAAGGATATGTTTGCACCTGCTTGGATTGATGCTGATGTTAGGcatatgcaaaacaaaaaaaacatctGCCTGGAGACAAGCTAAGAAATCTAACTCTTCGATGTCACTGGGCAAAATTTCGCAAACTCCGTAATAAACTTAAAAATATGCTTACCCTGAAATTtcaccagtatattgatggacTTGGTAATACTATCATAGAAAATCCGAAGCGTTTTTGGTCCATTATTAGGCAAAAGACACGTTCTAAATCATTACCCAAGGTGCCTTTCGGTCAGAAGGGTTCAGTTACTACCGCTAAAGATAAGGCTACTCTTTTCAATAATTACTTTTATTCTGTTTTCACAAAGC
This genomic window contains:
- the LOC139139653 gene encoding uncharacterized protein — its product is MGVAYAEYSGRRIVEPLFFPHWTQDRSNRGVRTFNETYDAGRLNELVKVSTFEEFHRACNSSVDILLVAPTKHISAEDYQPKRDFYSQAYNISIPPYHKIPSSFDERVDALRSTDSVKCLGILEPGYWKNWPVTPTVDRLKQVENYLILAPAIRNMADRAADKMCGGRPYLAFHWRNRTGEICKPDHPCKDVGLIAAINKTAAVAADDLKKYTAKNNLSCTYVAFPPFAKRMITILAHAKVPNVVTRENITTSEYPEIERFKEDNYMMALIEQQICIRSKIFIAAMFSSWSGLVVRAREAMGAPTEKLPDIITWRDDRVSLKR